In Lolium rigidum isolate FL_2022 chromosome 7, APGP_CSIRO_Lrig_0.1, whole genome shotgun sequence, the DNA window TCGACGCTGGTGCAAGGGGGCCAGTTCAACGAGGCCTTCAGCTTCCTGCAGGTGATGAGGACCAATGGCTGCCTCCCGGGGCTCAAGTTCTTTGCCAACGCCATCGACATCCTCATCCGCAAGGGAGACCACGTCAACGCTATCGCTATTTGGCAGATTATGGTCTCGGATGCAGGGCTGGTTCCTAACCTCCCAATGTACAACGCCGTAATCGCCCTCTGCTGCAGCGTCGGTAACACCGACTACGCCTTCCACATGCTTGACGAAATGCCCTTAAATGGGGTCTTTGCAGATTCTGTTACATATAATGCCATACTAGAGGGACTCATCAACCAGCGCAAGGCTCGCGAGGCTGAAGCTTTCCTCGCAGAGATGAGCAAGAACGAGCAGCTGCCCTCCACGTCCAACTGCGCCGCTGCTATCCGCTTATTCTCTGAGGAGTTCAACCCATCTGCCGCAGTTGACGTGTGGCACTGCATTGTGGAGCACCAAATCACCCCAGCCGAGGAATCAGCCAAAGAGCTAATAGCTGGGCTTCTCACCTTTAGCAGGTTTGCCGATGTGAAGAAATATTCCGAGGAGATGattgacatgggaattaagtttcCCCAGTCCACCATAGAAAAATTTAAGTACACATTTGATAAGGCTGACAGGCTCCACATATATGACCAAATTGCAAGAAGGATGAAGCAGCGGTAGCAACACATGGATGGTGTAATTCATCAGGTATGTCCTCTTTCATATGGCTGCCACTTGCTGTTTTAGCTATTGCCATTGATTGTgtggaattgccaattttcatgaCCTTATGCCACTTCTCAATTAGGCCTCAGGGTTTCTATTGAACTAGCTGGAGGTATTATCCTGGATTACTAGTTTCCATGCCGCTTCCATGTGTGGTTTCCTTGCTGCTATGGACATCTTACTCTCCTTGTTCGAGAATGTTCAAGTGCCTCTGGGCACAATGCACAAGGCAGATACCAAGGACCCTTGTGCTGGATAttatcatttttttcttttcaatgCATTATCATTCCAACTCCTGGCCAATTGCCATCTTCCTTTGTTTGAACAAGAATATTTAATGGAGAAAGAAAATTACCACCCTGATCTGTTGGATTAGTGACTCTGTACTTTCCGATGACTTACCATTTTCTTCTACCACTAACCCTGGCGGGAGTTACTGTTTTGATATACCCAAACCAAAAAAATAGTGACTGAGGAAATTATTGCTGGCTCTATCTTTTGATAGCCAAAGCCCAAAAGTATAGGTGTCTACAAACATGTTCTTCCAAAAAACCATTGGGAATCTCTAGGCTCTGCTGATTGAAGTTTTGTGTGCAAGGAAGACAAACTCTAGTGGCTGCATTGTGATTCTAGAAAAATCTGATTGTTTCCGGTGCATCCGGTTGTTGGGGTGTTGGAGCAGGCGGGTGCTGCTAGGGCGGAGGCAAGAACAAAGCCAGGATAAATGACCAGTGAGGTCATCATACATCAAACTGTAGTAATCTTACCACAATATACTAATTTATTGGCTAAAAAATCTGACatggatagaaagttctaagagcAATACCAGCGATGGATAGTTAATATCCCACCCGTGTTGTCCGGGGTTCAAAAGGAATGACTTGAAGAGCAAAACAGACTATATAAAATGACCCAATGCCCTCCTAAAGACCCAATCAATTCAGACCTACTCATCTACAGAATCGATCGTTGCCGTCATTGTCATCATGTGGATCCAAAAGGCCCAACATCGGTAAGTTATAGAATTGTTGAATTCTTTCAGTTGTGTTGTTCTTGGGTTGACATGCCCATGGCCAGTGGGCACCCACCACTGATTGGCGTGGCAAGTAGCTATGTCCCTGAGGATCTCTTTGATGACATTGATTTCTTTTGAGGGCCGGCCATATGGTCGGTTGGGCATTGCGTTTTATGGTCTACCTTTGTAATCATATAGCATCACATGTACCTTGGGATAATTAGCCCAATGAAAGTACCCAAGGATATCGAACCCACTGTGGAGATGTGCGTTCACCACATAAAAAAAATTGAGCAAAAAAATCACAAGGATGTCATGTATAAAGATGATCAACCTTTGGAAGATTGATAAGTGCAAAGAACTTACTAATATGGACACTCACAGAGGTAATGGTGGAAACCTCAGGGCAAGGTGCAGATAAAGACGGTTGCCGAGGCCTGAGGT includes these proteins:
- the LOC124674348 gene encoding pentatricopeptide repeat-containing protein At1g77360, mitochondrial-like isoform X1; its protein translation is MFDPMWDAVLSMSQEGGGLLSVATFASMFASYCARRNFKEAALAFDVMERHGVPPDAVALNSLLSAMCRQDGGAQAASEAFETYKTKVAPDADTFAILLEAWEKEGNVQRAKSTFGEMIVRVGWDRSNMPAYDAFLSTLVQGGQFNEAFSFLQVMRTNGCLPGLKFFANAIDILIRKGDHVNAIAIWQIMVSDAGLVPNLPMYNAVIALCCSVGNTDYAFHMLDEMPLNGVFADSVTYNAILEGLINQRKAREAEAFLAEMSKNEQLPSTSNCAAAIRLFSEEFNPSAAVDVWHCIVEHQITPAEESAKELIAGLLTFSRFADVKKYSEEMIDMGIKFPQSTIEKFKYTFDKADRLHIYDQIARRMKQR